In Methanosphaera sp., a single window of DNA contains:
- a CDS encoding CBS domain-containing protein, translating to MSDDYKKVKDYMTKDVITVTPDMAIDEIRNIIKKTGHDGFPVEKDDEIVGIITASDLLIRDVTPTVEGMMSDDIVIANEDLSINDASRVMFRLGISRLPVTDENRKVLGIITNTDILRSHIERSTPAKVNEFRKTLEGLYNIKTTVIKKKVRIDALHPTQDKVYADELQGRTYEIERGLAEPIIVVEKDENNYVVIDGHHRLVASHQMGKDELTANVIKLSKDIKLGVEKTAENSGIFTIDDIEIISDAQHPLIAVTGSLRDKNTTIK from the coding sequence ATGAGTGATGATTATAAAAAAGTAAAAGATTACATGACAAAGGATGTTATTACAGTTACACCAGATATGGCTATTGATGAAATTAGAAACATAATCAAAAAGACAGGACACGATGGTTTTCCAGTGGAAAAAGACGATGAAATTGTAGGTATAATCACTGCTTCTGATCTTCTTATACGTGATGTTACCCCTACTGTTGAGGGTATGATGTCTGATGATATTGTTATTGCAAATGAGGATTTGTCAATTAATGATGCATCAAGAGTTATGTTTCGTTTAGGTATTTCAAGACTTCCCGTTACTGATGAAAATAGAAAAGTTCTTGGTATTATAACAAATACAGATATTTTAAGATCACATATTGAAAGATCTACACCTGCTAAGGTAAATGAGTTTAGAAAAACACTTGAAGGTCTTTATAATATTAAAACTACTGTCATTAAGAAGAAAGTTAGAATTGATGCACTTCATCCTACACAGGATAAGGTATATGCTGATGAACTTCAAGGTCGAACTTATGAAATTGAACGTGGACTTGCAGAACCTATTATTGTAGTTGAAAAAGATGAAAATAACTATGTTGTTATTGATGGTCATCATCGTCTTGTTGCATCACATCAGATGGGAAAAGATGAACTTACAGCAAATGTTATTAAGCTTAGTAAGGATATAAAACTTGGAGTTGAAAAGACTGCAGAAAATAGTGGAATTTTTACAATTGATGATATTGAAATTATATCTGATGCTCAACATCCACTTATTGCTGTAACTGGAAGTTTAAGAGATAAAAATACAACAATAAAATAA
- a CDS encoding DUF4012 domain-containing protein: MVSKKKILLVVILAIVAVMAVAGVYFMTSYNEGKETFSGEQNVLVLCTDPSENRPGIGAVDMAFVINLKDSSIGNITPVYPGGLAHPTLKPTADMQAEGLNQWYLHDSLWSSDLENGTKIAQEIVKYHTNISTDMVVVVTPTAIDAMLNAVGPVQSNGQEVSNVSSIDFLREDQSNHGATRGDAIENLADGIRDAADKNGKKGDLIKAALDQYSQGNIKVTPEDKFAKFVTYEGINSILG, from the coding sequence ATGGTTTCAAAAAAGAAAATCTTGTTAGTAGTAATACTTGCAATTGTAGCTGTTATGGCTGTTGCTGGAGTATACTTTATGACAAGTTATAATGAAGGTAAAGAAACTTTCTCTGGTGAACAAAATGTATTAGTATTATGTACAGATCCATCAGAAAACAGACCAGGAATAGGTGCTGTTGACATGGCATTTGTAATAAACTTAAAAGATAGCTCAATTGGTAATATTACACCAGTTTATCCTGGAGGACTTGCACATCCAACATTAAAACCAACAGCAGATATGCAAGCTGAAGGACTTAATCAGTGGTATTTACATGATTCACTATGGAGTTCAGACTTAGAAAATGGTACAAAAATAGCACAAGAAATTGTTAAATATCATACAAATATCTCAACAGATATGGTGGTAGTGGTAACACCAACAGCAATAGATGCAATGCTTAATGCTGTGGGACCTGTACAATCAAATGGACAGGAAGTTTCAAATGTAAGTTCAATAGACTTCCTACGTGAAGATCAATCAAATCATGGAGCAACTCGTGGAGATGCAATTGAAAATCTAGCAGATGGAATTAGGGATGCTGCAGATAAAAATGGTAAAAAAGGTGACCTTATAAAAGCAGCACTTGATCAATATTCACAGGGAAATATTAAAGTTACACCAGAAGATAAATTTGCAAAATTTGTAACATATGAAGGAATAAATAGTATTCTAGGATAA
- a CDS encoding radical SAM protein: MDVIEKIRNKEVLELLAESDKITRKYHSTDVTLERAIFLSWYCEKGDCKFCYMSSQKDRIDEPNKARRHVKGIYAEAELTKRMGWNIEFLSGGYGVYSTEEIQEISETIYDITDNPVWLNIGITDELDKYGEEIIGITGAVETANPEFHDEVCPSKSMDDIKSMLVNAEELGFKKAITIIIGLGEELDHLNDLFDLIEELDIDRIIFYSLNPHPDTEYNLTPQPASLYYASIVAAVRIRFPHIEIITGTWTDNLANIGVLLKAGSNGLTKFPLFKMYGNRYGRRVEEEVRWADRKLKGSFSDLSLLECENNLRPELDPFIQRYIDMCYDNINIKKI, translated from the coding sequence ATGGATGTTATTGAAAAAATACGAAATAAAGAAGTACTTGAATTACTTGCTGAATCTGATAAAATAACACGAAAATATCATTCAACAGATGTAACACTTGAACGTGCTATATTTCTTTCATGGTATTGTGAAAAAGGAGATTGTAAATTCTGTTACATGTCATCACAAAAAGATAGAATTGATGAACCAAACAAGGCAAGACGACATGTAAAGGGTATTTATGCAGAGGCAGAACTTACAAAACGTATGGGATGGAATATTGAATTCTTATCAGGTGGATATGGTGTATATTCAACAGAAGAAATTCAGGAAATTTCAGAAACAATATATGATATAACAGATAATCCTGTATGGCTTAATATAGGAATCACAGATGAACTTGATAAGTATGGTGAAGAAATTATTGGAATTACTGGTGCTGTTGAAACTGCAAATCCAGAATTCCATGATGAAGTATGTCCAAGTAAGTCAATGGATGATATTAAATCAATGCTTGTTAATGCAGAAGAATTAGGATTTAAAAAGGCAATAACAATAATTATTGGTCTTGGTGAGGAACTTGATCATCTTAATGATTTATTTGATTTAATTGAAGAATTAGATATTGATAGAATTATTTTCTATTCATTAAATCCACATCCTGATACTGAATATAATCTAACACCACAACCTGCATCATTATATTATGCAAGTATTGTTGCAGCTGTAAGAATTAGATTCCCTCATATTGAAATTATTACAGGTACATGGACTGATAATCTTGCAAATATAGGTGTTCTTCTAAAAGCTGGAAGTAATGGTCTTACAAAATTCCCATTATTTAAGATGTATGGAAATAGATATGGTAGACGTGTTGAAGAAGAAGTACGTTGGGCAGATCGTAAATTGAAGGGAAGTTTTTCAGATTTAAGTTTACTAGAATGTGAGAACAATTTAAGACCTGAACTTGATCCATTTATTCAAAGATATATTGATATGTGTTATGATAACATAAACATTAAGAAGATTTAG
- the hisE gene encoding phosphoribosyl-ATP diphosphatase: protein MKEEILREVYETLVDRKENPTDSYTSNLMKDSHKKAEDKILEKLGEEATEVILASKNNEDLVHETADLLFFMIVNLVYKGIPIDDVFDELIERHK, encoded by the coding sequence ATGAAAGAAGAAATTTTAAGAGAAGTTTATGAAACATTAGTTGATAGAAAGGAAAATCCTACAGATTCATATACATCTAATCTTATGAAAGATTCACATAAAAAGGCTGAAGATAAAATTCTTGAAAAACTAGGTGAAGAAGCTACAGAAGTTATTCTTGCTTCTAAAAATAATGAAGACTTAGTTCATGAAACAGCTGATTTATTATTTTTCATGATAGTAAATCTTGTATATAAAGGAATACCTATTGATGATGTATTTGATGAATTAATTGAAAGACACAAATAA
- the gatB gene encoding Asp-tRNA(Asn)/Glu-tRNA(Gln) amidotransferase subunit GatB, whose amino-acid sequence MMCGLEIHVQLDTNSKLFCSCPTNYQSAPTNTNICHVCLNQPGAKPFPPNQYAIDNAIKVALMLGCDISEDVIYFMRKHYDYADLSSGYQRTSVPVGINGELNGVRIHEIHVEEDPGQYKPDRGTVDFNRSGIALIEIVTEPDMKSPEEARSFLNELIRVLNYSGCARGEGTMRADVNISIEGGKRAEVKNVNSIRGAYKVLKFELVRQKNILRRGGTVQQETRAYLESQMITVPMRLKEDADDYRYIPDPDLPPIKIDPAHVEEIRQNMPEPAHLKTARFVEEYGIDEADAKVLTSELELADAFEEVAAKVDANTAARLMRDELKRVLHYNKIQYKDSKITPDDIVELINLIESKQVTPEAAHKLIEQMPNNEKSPKQIGEEMDIIGVVEDDAIENAINEAIEANPAAIEDYKNGKENAVNFLVGQVMRLTKGKANAGETNKMIREKLDAL is encoded by the coding sequence ATGATGTGTGGACTCGAAATCCACGTACAATTAGATACAAACTCAAAGCTATTTTGTAGCTGTCCTACAAACTACCAATCTGCACCAACAAACACAAACATATGTCATGTATGTTTAAATCAGCCAGGTGCAAAACCATTTCCACCAAACCAGTATGCTATAGACAATGCAATTAAAGTAGCATTAATGCTTGGATGTGATATATCAGAAGATGTTATTTATTTCATGAGAAAACACTATGACTACGCTGATTTATCAAGTGGATATCAGAGAACTTCAGTTCCTGTTGGAATTAATGGTGAACTAAATGGAGTAAGAATCCATGAAATACACGTTGAAGAAGATCCAGGACAATATAAACCTGACCGTGGAACTGTTGACTTTAACAGATCTGGAATTGCTCTTATTGAGATTGTAACAGAACCAGATATGAAATCACCAGAAGAAGCAAGAAGCTTCCTTAATGAACTTATACGTGTACTTAACTACAGTGGATGTGCTCGTGGAGAAGGTACCATGAGAGCAGATGTAAACATCTCAATTGAAGGTGGAAAAAGAGCTGAAGTTAAAAATGTAAACTCTATACGTGGAGCATACAAAGTTCTTAAATTTGAACTTGTAAGACAAAAAAATATCCTACGTAGAGGAGGAACAGTACAACAAGAAACACGTGCATATCTTGAATCTCAGATGATTACAGTTCCTATGAGACTTAAAGAAGATGCTGATGATTACAGATATATACCAGATCCAGATCTTCCACCAATAAAAATAGATCCTGCACATGTTGAAGAAATTCGTCAAAATATGCCAGAACCTGCTCATCTTAAAACAGCAAGATTTGTAGAAGAATATGGTATTGATGAAGCTGATGCTAAAGTATTAACTTCTGAACTTGAACTTGCAGATGCATTTGAAGAAGTTGCAGCTAAAGTTGATGCAAATACAGCAGCAAGACTTATGCGTGATGAATTAAAACGTGTTCTTCACTACAATAAAATACAGTACAAAGATAGTAAAATTACACCAGATGATATTGTTGAACTTATCAACTTAATTGAATCAAAACAAGTAACACCTGAAGCTGCACATAAACTTATTGAACAAATGCCAAATAATGAAAAATCACCAAAACAAATAGGTGAAGAAATGGATATTATTGGTGTTGTTGAAGATGATGCTATAGAAAATGCTATTAATGAAGCTATTGAAGCTAACCCTGCAGCTATTGAAGATTATAAAAATGGAAAAGAAAATGCTGTTAACTTCCTTGTAGGTCAAGTAATGAGACTTACAAAAGGTAAAGCTAATGCAGGAGAAACAAATAAGATGATTCGTGAAAAACTTGATGCATTATAA